One Streptomyces sp. V4I8 genomic window carries:
- the msrA gene encoding peptide-methionine (S)-S-oxide reductase MsrA, translating into MAAQTQRAVLAGGCFWGMEELIRRLPGVTATRVGYTGGDVPNATYRDHGTHAEAIEILFDPAKTDFRALLEFFFQIHDPSTRNRQGNDIGLSYRSAIYYVDDEQKRIAEDTIADVDASGLWPGKVVTEVEPVGPFWEAEPEHQDYLQRYPDGYTCHFPRPGWRLPARAEG; encoded by the coding sequence ATGGCTGCGCAGACGCAGAGGGCCGTGCTGGCGGGCGGATGCTTCTGGGGGATGGAAGAGCTGATCCGCAGGCTTCCGGGCGTGACGGCCACCCGGGTGGGATACACCGGGGGTGACGTGCCGAACGCGACGTACCGTGACCACGGCACGCACGCGGAGGCCATCGAGATCCTTTTCGACCCCGCGAAGACCGACTTCCGCGCGCTCCTGGAGTTCTTCTTCCAGATCCACGACCCGAGCACCAGGAACCGTCAGGGCAACGACATCGGCCTCAGCTACCGCTCGGCGATCTACTACGTGGACGACGAGCAGAAGCGGATCGCCGAGGACACGATCGCGGATGTGGACGCCTCCGGCCTGTGGCCGGGCAAGGTCGTCACCGAGGTGGAGCCGGTGGGACCCTTCTGGGAGGCCGAGCCCGAGCACCAGGACTACCTGCAGCGCTACCCGGACGGCTACACCTGCCACTTCCCTCGCCCGGGATGGCGGCTGCCCGCCCGCGCCGAGGGCTGA
- a CDS encoding cystathionine gamma-synthase gives MSDRHISQHFETLAIHAGNTADPLTGAVVPPIYQVSTYKQDGVGGLRGGYEYSRSANPTRTALEENLAALEGGRRGLAFASGLAAEDCLLRTLLSPGDHVVIPNDAYGGTFRLFAKVVARWGVEWSVVDTSDAGAVRAAITPKTKVVWVETPSNPLLGITDIAAVAQIARDAGAKLVVDNTFATPYLQQPLSLGADVVVHSLTKYMGGHSDVVGGALIVGDSDLGDELAFHQNAMGAVAGPFDSWLVLRGAKTLPVRMDRHSENATKIADMLTRHARVTRVLYPGLPDHPGHEVAAKQMKAFGGMVSFRVEGGEAAAVEVCNRAKVFTLGESLGGVESLIEHPGRMTHASVAGSALEVPADLVRLSVGIENVDDLIEDLQQALG, from the coding sequence ATGAGTGACAGGCACATCAGTCAGCACTTCGAGACCCTGGCGATCCACGCGGGCAACACCGCCGATCCGCTGACCGGCGCGGTCGTCCCGCCGATCTACCAGGTCTCGACCTACAAGCAGGACGGCGTGGGCGGGCTGCGCGGTGGCTATGAGTACAGCCGTAGCGCCAACCCGACCAGGACCGCCCTCGAAGAGAACCTCGCCGCCCTGGAGGGCGGTCGCCGCGGCCTCGCGTTCGCGTCCGGACTGGCGGCCGAGGACTGCCTGTTGCGTACGCTGCTCAGCCCCGGCGACCACGTGGTCATCCCCAATGACGCGTACGGCGGCACGTTCCGGCTGTTCGCGAAGGTCGTCGCCCGGTGGGGGGTGGAGTGGTCGGTCGTGGACACCAGCGACGCCGGTGCCGTGCGGGCCGCCATCACCCCGAAGACCAAGGTCGTCTGGGTGGAGACCCCGTCCAACCCGCTGCTCGGCATCACCGACATCGCCGCCGTCGCCCAGATCGCCCGGGACGCCGGCGCGAAGCTCGTCGTGGACAACACGTTCGCCACGCCGTATCTGCAGCAGCCGCTGTCGCTGGGTGCGGACGTCGTGGTGCACTCGCTGACCAAGTACATGGGCGGCCACTCGGACGTCGTGGGTGGTGCGCTGATCGTCGGTGACTCGGACCTGGGTGACGAACTGGCCTTCCACCAGAACGCCATGGGTGCCGTGGCCGGGCCCTTCGACTCCTGGCTGGTGCTGCGCGGCGCCAAGACGCTGCCGGTGCGTATGGACCGGCACAGCGAGAACGCCACGAAGATCGCCGACATGCTCACCCGGCACGCGCGTGTGACGCGTGTTCTGTACCCGGGACTGCCCGACCACCCCGGTCACGAGGTCGCCGCCAAGCAGATGAAGGCGTTCGGCGGCATGGTCTCCTTCCGGGTGGAGGGGGGCGAGGCGGCGGCCGTCGAGGTCTGCAACCGCGCCAAGGTGTTCACGCTCGGCGAGTCCCTGGGCGGCGTCGAGTCCCTCATCGAGCACCCGGGGCGTATGACCCACGCCTCCGTGGCGGGGTCGGCTCTGGAAGTTCCCGCCGACCTCGTGCGCCTCTCCGTGGGCATCGAGAATGTCGACGACCTCATCGAGGACCTCCAGCAGGCTCTCGGCTAG
- a CDS encoding sigma factor-like helix-turn-helix DNA-binding protein produces the protein MGRRRVVQDARRDREFEAFVAGAAGRLLHTATLLTAEPPDENPRARRLLTLSLAHTYACWDRLRGEDPYDRARAYLATRFSRGAWHQYGALGTLGRSRPHPDSPLARLSPQERLILVLRLYEGVAEEQAAALLGLPRERVHAICDRATATLLHPPRRAAPTVLGPKAVSP, from the coding sequence GTGGGACGACGACGTGTGGTCCAGGACGCCCGCCGGGACCGCGAGTTCGAGGCGTTCGTCGCGGGCGCGGCCGGACGGCTGCTGCATACCGCCACGCTGCTCACCGCGGAGCCGCCGGACGAGAACCCGCGCGCGCGGCGCCTGCTGACGCTTTCCCTGGCGCACACGTACGCGTGCTGGGACCGGCTGCGTGGCGAGGACCCGTACGACCGCGCCCGCGCGTACCTGGCCACCCGCTTCTCCCGGGGGGCATGGCATCAGTACGGCGCCCTGGGCACCCTCGGCCGGTCCCGCCCCCACCCCGACAGTCCACTCGCCCGGCTGTCCCCACAGGAACGCCTGATCCTGGTACTGCGGCTGTACGAGGGAGTCGCCGAGGAACAGGCGGCGGCCCTCCTCGGTCTGCCCCGGGAACGCGTCCACGCGATCTGCGACCGGGCGACAGCGACACTGCTGCATCCACCGCGCAGAGCCGCACCGACCGTATTGGGCCCGAAGGCGGTGTCCCCGTGA
- a CDS encoding MarR family winged helix-turn-helix transcriptional regulator, whose protein sequence is MSMDMTTVADSGLLDTLQHEVAVFARRAEQTRLGGVGQVRNSMDRAAYLLLNRLDKEGPMGVKALAASMGIDSSTVTRQVAPLVDTGLVKRTSHPEDGRAVVLQLSPRGQSRLEEVRSSRRQLMAELTQDWAPEEREAFCTLLTRFNTALSSRMAAQGISGAETPTAS, encoded by the coding sequence ATGTCGATGGACATGACGACCGTCGCCGACAGCGGTCTCCTCGACACGCTGCAACACGAGGTGGCGGTATTCGCCCGCCGTGCCGAACAGACCCGGCTCGGCGGCGTGGGTCAGGTGCGCAACTCCATGGACCGCGCCGCATACCTGCTGCTCAACCGCCTCGACAAGGAAGGCCCCATGGGCGTCAAGGCGCTCGCCGCGAGCATGGGGATCGACTCGTCGACGGTCACCCGGCAGGTGGCACCGCTCGTCGACACGGGACTCGTCAAGCGCACCTCGCACCCCGAGGACGGGCGCGCGGTGGTGCTCCAGCTGTCCCCGCGCGGTCAGTCGCGGCTGGAGGAAGTGCGCTCGTCCCGGCGTCAGTTGATGGCCGAGCTGACGCAGGACTGGGCCCCGGAGGAGCGTGAGGCGTTCTGCACGCTGCTCACCCGCTTCAACACGGCGCTCTCCTCGCGGATGGCGGCGCAGGGAATCTCGGGTGCGGAGACCCCTACGGCGTCCTGA
- the ilvA gene encoding threonine ammonia-lyase produces MSYSTADSLPPVTLDDVRGAQKMLTGVARVTAMEGSRHLSQLVGAPVHFKCENLQRTGSFKLRGAYVRIAGLLPEERAAGVVAASAGNHAQGVALASSLLGVGSTVFMPKGAPLPKISATRDYGAEVRLHGQVVDETLAAAQEYAAETGAVFIHPFDHPDIIAGQGTVGLEILEQCPEVRTIVVGIGGGGLAAGIAMAVKSLRPDVRIVGVQAEGAAAYPPSLAAGHPVAVDNPATMADGIKVGRPGDVPFRIIGDLVDEVRTVTEDELATALLLCLERAKLVVEPAGASPVAALLSDPGSFEGPVVSVLSGGNVDPVLLQGVLRHGMAAQGRYLAVRLRLTDRPGALATLLGVLSAVDANVLDVSHVRTDPRLGLTEAEVELHLETKGRAHCVEVGRALREAGYTVIG; encoded by the coding sequence ATGAGCTACAGCACGGCTGACTCCTTGCCTCCCGTCACGCTCGACGATGTGCGGGGCGCCCAGAAGATGCTGACGGGCGTGGCGCGGGTGACGGCGATGGAGGGCAGCAGGCACCTGTCCCAGCTGGTGGGCGCGCCGGTGCACTTCAAGTGCGAGAACCTCCAGCGGACGGGATCGTTCAAGCTGCGCGGCGCGTATGTGCGGATCGCCGGGCTGCTGCCGGAGGAGCGGGCGGCGGGGGTCGTCGCGGCCAGTGCCGGCAACCACGCGCAGGGCGTCGCGCTGGCGTCGTCGCTGCTCGGCGTGGGCTCGACCGTGTTCATGCCGAAGGGCGCCCCGCTGCCGAAGATCAGCGCCACCCGCGACTACGGCGCCGAGGTGCGCCTGCACGGTCAGGTGGTCGACGAGACGCTCGCCGCGGCGCAGGAGTACGCCGCCGAGACGGGCGCGGTGTTCATCCACCCCTTCGACCACCCCGACATCATCGCGGGCCAGGGCACGGTCGGCCTGGAGATCCTGGAGCAGTGCCCGGAGGTGCGGACGATCGTCGTCGGCATCGGCGGGGGTGGGCTCGCGGCGGGTATCGCGATGGCGGTGAAGTCGCTGCGGCCCGACGTGCGCATCGTGGGCGTGCAGGCGGAGGGCGCGGCGGCATATCCGCCCTCGCTGGCGGCCGGGCACCCGGTCGCGGTCGACAACCCGGCGACCATGGCCGACGGCATCAAGGTCGGCCGGCCCGGAGACGTGCCGTTCCGGATCATCGGCGATCTGGTGGACGAGGTCCGCACGGTCACCGAGGACGAGCTGGCCACCGCCCTGCTGCTGTGCCTGGAGCGGGCCAAGCTGGTCGTCGAACCGGCCGGCGCGAGCCCCGTCGCGGCGCTCCTGAGCGACCCGGGATCCTTCGAGGGGCCGGTCGTCTCGGTGCTCTCCGGCGGCAACGTCGACCCGGTGCTGCTCCAGGGCGTCCTGCGGCACGGCATGGCCGCCCAGGGCCGCTACCTGGCCGTACGGCTGCGGCTGACCGACCGGCCGGGCGCGCTCGCCACGCTTCTCGGGGTGTTGTCAGCGGTCGACGCCAACGTCCTCGACGTGAGCCATGTACGGACCGACCCCCGGCTCGGGCTCACGGAGGCGGAGGTCGAGCTGCACCTGGAGACCAAGGGCCGTGCGCACTGCGTCGAGGTCGGCCGGGCCCTGCGCGAGGCGGGCTACACCGTCATCGGCTGA
- a CDS encoding ATP-binding cassette domain-containing protein, producing the protein MPGAIYAEGLVKTFGDVRALDGVDLDVPEGTVLGLLGPNGAGKTTTVRCLTTLLRPDSGSAVVAGIDVLKHPDAVRRSIGLSGQFAAVDEYLTGRENLQMVGQLYQMKAKAAKARADELLAQFGLADAADRPTKTYSGGMRRRLDLAAALVVSPPVMFMDEPTTGLDPRNRQLLWEVMKQLVSGGTTLLLTTQYLEEADHLAHDIAVVDHGHVIAQGTSDQLKARTGGERVEVVVHERDDIQPASEVLRGFGKGDTTVEEHMRKLTVPVTGGAKLLAEVIRELDTRGIEIDDIGLRRPTLDDVFLSLTGHLAEMKDEENGRETGKEAVK; encoded by the coding sequence ATGCCAGGCGCCATCTATGCCGAAGGCCTGGTGAAGACCTTCGGTGACGTAAGGGCTCTGGACGGCGTCGACCTCGATGTTCCCGAGGGCACGGTCCTGGGCCTGCTCGGGCCGAACGGCGCGGGCAAGACGACTACCGTCCGCTGCCTGACGACCCTGCTGCGCCCCGACAGCGGCTCGGCGGTCGTCGCGGGTATCGACGTCCTCAAGCATCCGGACGCCGTGCGCCGCTCCATCGGCCTGTCCGGCCAGTTCGCGGCGGTCGACGAGTACCTCACCGGCCGCGAGAACCTGCAGATGGTCGGCCAGCTCTACCAGATGAAGGCGAAGGCGGCGAAGGCCCGCGCGGACGAACTGCTGGCGCAGTTCGGCCTCGCCGACGCCGCCGACCGCCCCACGAAGACCTACTCCGGCGGCATGCGCCGCCGCCTGGACCTTGCGGCCGCCCTGGTCGTCTCCCCGCCCGTGATGTTCATGGACGAACCGACGACCGGCCTCGACCCCCGCAACCGACAGCTGCTGTGGGAGGTCATGAAGCAACTGGTCTCGGGCGGTACGACCCTGCTGCTGACCACCCAGTACCTCGAAGAGGCCGACCACCTCGCGCACGACATCGCGGTCGTCGACCACGGCCATGTCATCGCCCAGGGCACCTCCGACCAGCTCAAGGCCCGCACCGGCGGCGAGCGCGTCGAGGTCGTGGTGCACGAGCGCGACGACATCCAGCCCGCCTCTGAAGTGCTGCGCGGCTTCGGCAAGGGCGACACGACGGTCGAGGAGCACATGCGCAAGCTCACCGTTCCCGTGACCGGAGGCGCGAAGCTCCTCGCCGAGGTCATCCGCGAGCTCGACACCCGGGGCATCGAGATCGACGACATCGGCCTGCGCCGCCCGACCCTCGACGACGTGTTCCTGTCCCTGACAGGACACCTGGCCGAGATGAAGGACGAGGAGAACGGCAGGGAGACCGGCAAGGAGGCCGTCAAATGA